One genomic region from Desulfobacteraceae bacterium encodes:
- a CDS encoding rhomboid family intramembrane serine protease, whose translation MFIPLGDDNSDRRIRPLVNLTLIAVNLLVFFFLQGVGSNLPFTYSLSTVPQEILTGRDIVTAERIVRDPATGERFRVPGLGKTPLSVYLTLLTSMFMHGGLMHLLGNMLYLHIFGDNIENLMGHRRYLGFYLLCGVLASLAHVFTSAALNADLLVPSLGASGAISGVLGGYFLLFPKRRVRVLVFRFITEVPALVAIGVWFAFQLISSLGMLGGGPGDGVAYGAHIGGFIAGLVLVKFFLIGRYESKARRLLH comes from the coding sequence ATGTTTATTCCTCTCGGTGACGACAACTCCGACCGCAGAATCCGCCCGCTTGTCAACCTGACCCTGATCGCGGTCAACCTGCTGGTCTTTTTCTTCCTGCAGGGCGTGGGCAGCAACCTGCCGTTCACCTATTCGCTGTCCACGGTGCCCCAGGAGATTCTCACCGGGCGCGACATCGTCACCGCCGAGCGGATCGTCCGGGACCCGGCCACCGGGGAACGCTTCCGAGTCCCCGGACTCGGGAAAACACCGCTGTCGGTTTACCTGACGCTTCTGACCTCCATGTTCATGCACGGCGGCCTTATGCACCTGCTGGGCAACATGCTCTACCTTCACATCTTCGGCGACAACATCGAGAACCTGATGGGGCACCGGCGCTACCTCGGCTTCTACCTCCTCTGCGGCGTGCTGGCCTCCCTGGCCCACGTCTTCACCAGCGCCGCCCTGAATGCCGACCTGCTTGTCCCCAGCCTGGGAGCTTCGGGAGCGATTTCCGGGGTTTTGGGTGGGTATTTTCTCCTGTTTCCGAAGCGGCGTGTGCGCGTGCTGGTTTTTCGTTTCATCACCGAGGTGCCGGCCCTGGTGGCCATCGGGGTGTGGTTTGCGTTTCAGCTGATCAGCTCGCTGGGCATGTTGGGCGGCGGCCCGGGAGACGGAGTGGCCTACGGCGCCCACATCGGCGGCTTCATCGCGGGATTGGTTCTCGTAAAATTTTTCCTGATCGGGCGGTATGAGAGCAAGGCGCGCCGGTTGCTTCATTGA